A stretch of Paenibacillus mucilaginosus 3016 DNA encodes these proteins:
- a CDS encoding MDR family MFS transporter, producing MNLVPFHIWSVNLKVRLTGEALFHLLFWMYFPFITVYFSEALGSHTAGLLMTVPPLFSMVGHLLGGSLADRLGRRPVMLLGAALQAGMFALFALSPSPWLDYAAFIGLGLGGALYKPAGAAMVADLVPAPDRRRVFAAFATANNVGAVLGPALGAVFYFHYRQELLWTCTVVLLLYWAAMYFVVRETLPPSAKTQADPSTLVLVFRQQWKGYGVILKDRVFLLYIAAGILALIPIMQLDLYLAVYVTEYVPAQALFAWKEDSPVVSGTEIYGWLLGFNGLLFVLLILPVTKWLSPWSERSVFILSSLLSGIGTFSLGLSPHLEFLFFATFLFTLGEIVRSPVTQSFISRYAPEDARGQYLGADSLQNTIARFLAPLTVFLSGWVPPMGIFSLILMSSLISIVLYIRLFRIYSHATRDCEGLKA from the coding sequence ATGAATCTTGTGCCCTTCCATATATGGAGCGTGAATCTGAAAGTCCGGTTGACCGGTGAAGCGCTGTTTCACCTGCTGTTCTGGATGTACTTTCCGTTCATCACCGTCTACTTCAGCGAAGCACTGGGCAGCCATACGGCGGGCCTGCTGATGACAGTCCCCCCGCTCTTCAGCATGGTTGGCCATCTGCTCGGAGGCTCTCTTGCGGACCGGCTCGGCCGGCGTCCCGTGATGCTGCTCGGTGCAGCGCTTCAGGCTGGGATGTTCGCCCTGTTCGCTTTGTCACCGTCCCCCTGGCTGGACTATGCCGCCTTCATTGGCCTTGGTCTGGGAGGAGCCCTCTACAAGCCGGCCGGTGCCGCGATGGTGGCCGACCTGGTTCCCGCACCGGACCGGCGCCGGGTCTTCGCCGCCTTCGCGACGGCCAATAACGTCGGCGCCGTGCTGGGGCCCGCCCTTGGGGCCGTCTTCTACTTCCACTACCGCCAAGAGCTGCTCTGGACCTGTACGGTTGTCCTGCTGCTGTATTGGGCCGCCATGTACTTCGTGGTGCGGGAGACCCTGCCGCCTTCAGCGAAGACGCAGGCAGATCCCTCTACCCTTGTTCTTGTGTTCCGGCAGCAGTGGAAAGGGTACGGCGTGATCCTCAAAGACCGCGTGTTCCTGCTCTATATTGCGGCAGGCATCCTGGCCTTGATTCCCATCATGCAGCTCGATCTGTACTTGGCTGTCTATGTGACCGAGTACGTCCCCGCTCAGGCGCTGTTCGCCTGGAAGGAGGATTCCCCCGTTGTGTCCGGCACGGAGATCTACGGCTGGCTGCTGGGATTCAACGGTCTCTTGTTCGTCCTGTTGATTCTGCCGGTAACTAAATGGCTCTCCCCTTGGTCCGAGCGAAGCGTATTCATCCTGTCATCGCTGCTGTCCGGAATCGGCACCTTCTCCCTCGGACTGAGCCCCCATCTAGAGTTCCTGTTCTTCGCAACGTTCCTCTTCACCTTGGGTGAGATCGTACGCTCCCCCGTGACCCAGAGCTTTATCAGCCGCTATGCCCCGGAGGATGCCAGGGGACAGTATCTGGGCGCGGACAGCCTGCAGAATACAATCGCGCGGTTCCTGGCTCCACTGACGGTGTTCCTGTCCGGTTGGGTCCCTCCCATGGGAATCTTCAGTCTTATCCTGATGTCTTCACTCATCAGCATCGTTCTGTATATCCGATTGTTTAGAATCTACAGCCATGCCACCCGAGACTGCGAAGGGCTGAAGGCTTGA
- a CDS encoding class I SAM-dependent methyltransferase gives MKENKYDEPGFFGKYSQMPRSLGGLEAAGEWADFRALLPELDGRRVLDLGCGFGWHCRYAREQGARSVVGIDLSANMLERARAMTSDPQIEYRQLAVEEIDFSEGEFDVVISSLALHYVERFDAICRKVYHCLAPGGTFVLSVEHPIFTALPAQDWHYGPQGEKLHWPVDRYHEEGPRQARFLDHDVVKYHRTMAALVNAIIEAGFRLRKLSELEPTQEMLQRNPAWADEVRRPMFLLAAAGKD, from the coding sequence ATGAAAGAGAATAAATACGATGAACCGGGGTTCTTCGGCAAGTACAGTCAGATGCCCCGGTCACTGGGCGGCCTGGAGGCCGCCGGGGAATGGGCCGACTTCCGCGCCCTGCTGCCCGAGCTGGACGGCAGAAGAGTGCTTGATCTGGGCTGCGGCTTTGGCTGGCACTGCCGTTATGCGCGGGAACAGGGAGCGCGGTCTGTAGTGGGCATCGATCTTTCGGCGAATATGCTGGAGCGCGCCAGAGCGATGACGAGCGATCCTCAGATCGAGTACCGGCAGCTCGCCGTGGAAGAGATCGACTTCAGCGAAGGGGAATTCGATGTCGTGATCAGTTCGCTGGCCCTGCACTATGTGGAGCGCTTCGACGCCATCTGCCGGAAGGTGTATCACTGCCTCGCCCCCGGCGGCACCTTCGTGCTCTCCGTGGAGCATCCGATCTTCACCGCCCTCCCGGCGCAGGACTGGCACTACGGTCCGCAGGGGGAGAAGCTCCATTGGCCGGTGGACCGCTATCACGAAGAGGGCCCGCGCCAGGCCCGCTTCCTGGACCATGATGTCGTGAAGTATCACCGCACGATGGCGGCCCTTGTCAATGCGATCATCGAAGCCGGCTTCCGTCTCCGGAAGCTGTCCGAGCTGGAGCCTACGCAGGAGATGCTGCAGAGGAACCCGGCGTGGGCGGATGAAGTCCGCCGCCCGATGTTCTTGCTGGCTGCGGCGGGTAAGGATTGA